The window TCCGGCCGAGTTCGGACGGGTGGGTCAACATCGACTGGCGCCAGCATGATGGCGTGGACATGGTGCTGGACATCACGAAAGTCCCCTTGCCGTTTCCGGACGGCTCGGTGGACTACGTTCTAACATCTCATGTCTTCGAGCATCTGCCGCAATGGGAAGACGTCCTCATCGATATACACAGGATGGTGAAGCCCGGCGGGATGTGTGAAGTGAGGGTTCCCAGAGGGTTCAACGCGGCCCCTTTCCACGTGCGATACTTCGACGAACACACCATGGATCTGTTCATAGACACTGGCCATGTGAGGGAGCCTGGGGGCGGATTGGACCCGGTAGTCATCTTCGACCTGGTCTCGTTCTCGTTCGGCCGCAGGAATCCCTTCAAGTGGCACATGAAACACTACCTCAATATCGACGTCTCTTACGACTGTCGGTTCGGCACCCGATGTGAATGCATCTGGATCCTGAGGAAGAAGGGGGACGGCAAGCCCTCGTCACAGGGCTGACAGCGTCGGAGGCCTATCCTCCCCTTCCTGACAACGATTTGCGCTGAGCTGGAGCCTTCAGCTCACGCATTGCACAGTCGTCGGAATCGACCCCACTGGAATATGCAGCTCCCAGTTCGCGACTATGTCTCGATCCAATGGTGCAGAATCCTGGTTCTAACCAAAACAATGGTTCATCAAAGGAGCTAGGCCCTTGCGGTTCGGGATGCAGCATCATCAAATAGCCTAACCTGGTTCGAGTCTGCAGTGGCAGGAAAGACGATTGCTGAGAAGGTCCTCGGCAGAGCGTCCGGGGATTCGGAGGCGAGAGCGGGAGCCGTCGTTGAGGCATCCCCCGATCTCGTGATGTCCCACGAGAACACCTTTCTCGTGAACAAGGCGTTCACCGAGCTCGGGCTTAAGCGCCCATGGGACCCGGACAAGATCGTCATCGTGCTCGACCACAGGACGCCGGCCAACACGGCTCAGACCGCTTCCGTCCATGCTAAGATCCGGAAGCTCGTCCACGAATATGGCATCAAGAGGTTCTATGATTCCGGCGAAGGAATCTGCCATCAGATACTGGTGGAGGGGCGGCTGGCGCGACCGGGACAGCTGCTCCTTGGTACCGACTCTCACACCACGACTGCAGGAGCGGTGGGCGCTTTCGGGACGGGGATTGGCGCCACGGAGATGGCAGGTGTTTGGGCCATCGGTGGCCTATGGTTGAAGGTACCGGAGACAATCCGTATAATTCTCTCTGGACATTTCTCCAAGGGCGTCTGCGCAAAGGATGCATCCCTTAGCCTGGTTCGTCAGCTGGGTCCGTCCGGGGCGGACTGCAAATGCGTGGAGTTCTCCGGGAGCTTGTTCCAGGACGTCCCTATGGCGGGGCGCATGGTTCTGTGCAACATGGCCATGGAGATGGGTGCGAAGGCCGCCATTGTCTCTCCAGATGTTGTGACTAGTGAGTGGTTCAGAGGCCTAGCCCTCGCGCCGCGAGACTTCGTGACTTCAGATGTTGATGCGGTGTTCGAGGCAACCCAGGTGTTTGATGTGTCGCGGCTTCCGCCGATGGTGTCTGGACCTCATAGGGTGGAAGCCGCCAGGAGCGTGGAGGAAGTCGAAGGGATCGCGGTCGATCAGGCGTTCATAGGCACGTGCACCAATGGTAGGCTTGAGGACCTCATCGCCGCCGCGAAGATACTCAAGGGAAGAAAGGTTTCGGCGGGGTGCAGACTCATAGTGGCGCCTGCCTCCAGAAATGTTCTCAGAGATGCTATCGACAACGGCGCTGCTCAGATTCTCATTTCAGCGGGAGGGACGATTCTTCCTCCTGGCTGCGGGCCATGCCTTGGGTCGCACGAAGGCGTCCTTGGAGATGGCGAGGTTTGCATTTCATCTAGTAACAGAAACTTCAGAGGGCGCATGGGTTCAGACCAGGCCGAAATATATCTCGCGAGTCCAGCGACCGTTGCTGCAAGCGCCGTTAGTGGTAAGATAACCGACCCCAGGAGGTACCTCGAATGAGTGCCAGAGGCCGTATCTGGAAGTTTGGTGACGACGTGAACACAGACCTCATCATCCCCGGCAAGTACCTCGATAGCTACGACCCTGCTCACTTGGCTGCACACGCGATGGAAGGCGCTAACAAGGAGTTTGCATCTGGCGTCAAGAAGGGGGACATCATTGTCGCGGGCGCCAACTTTGGCTGTGGCTCGAGCCGGGAACAGGCGGTGACGGCTCTGAAGCACGCAGGTGTTTCGGCGGTCGTGGCTAAGTCGTTTGCACGCATATTCTACAGAAACGCGATCAACCTCGGCTTGCCTGTCGTCACTTCATCAGATGCCGTGAATTCTCTAAGAGATGGTGAGGTCGCG of the Candidatus Thermoplasmatota archaeon genome contains:
- a CDS encoding class I SAM-dependent methyltransferase; the encoded protein is MKLNLGCGQDIRPSSDGWVNIDWRQHDGVDMVLDITKVPLPFPDGSVDYVLTSHVFEHLPQWEDVLIDIHRMVKPGGMCEVRVPRGFNAAPFHVRYFDEHTMDLFIDTGHVREPGGGLDPVVIFDLVSFSFGRRNPFKWHMKHYLNIDVSYDCRFGTRCECIWILRKKGDGKPSSQG
- a CDS encoding 3-isopropylmalate dehydratase large subunit, which gives rise to MAGKTIAEKVLGRASGDSEARAGAVVEASPDLVMSHENTFLVNKAFTELGLKRPWDPDKIVIVLDHRTPANTAQTASVHAKIRKLVHEYGIKRFYDSGEGICHQILVEGRLARPGQLLLGTDSHTTTAGAVGAFGTGIGATEMAGVWAIGGLWLKVPETIRIILSGHFSKGVCAKDASLSLVRQLGPSGADCKCVEFSGSLFQDVPMAGRMVLCNMAMEMGAKAAIVSPDVVTSEWFRGLALAPRDFVTSDVDAVFEATQVFDVSRLPPMVSGPHRVEAARSVEEVEGIAVDQAFIGTCTNGRLEDLIAAAKILKGRKVSAGCRLIVAPASRNVLRDAIDNGAAQILISAGGTILPPGCGPCLGSHEGVLGDGEVCISSSNRNFRGRMGSDQAEIYLASPATVAASAVSGKITDPRRYLE
- a CDS encoding 3-isopropylmalate dehydratase small subunit: MSARGRIWKFGDDVNTDLIIPGKYLDSYDPAHLAAHAMEGANKEFASGVKKGDIIVAGANFGCGSSREQAVTALKHAGVSAVVAKSFARIFYRNAINLGLPVVTSSDAVNSLRDGEVAILDITSSSLTAEDGRGTITLDPIPQHVKKILDSGGLVPYIKAKLRNE